A single genomic interval of Nostoc commune NIES-4072 harbors:
- a CDS encoding GNAT family N-acetyltransferase: MQVEIDEHKSHIHQLFWEYFNETKLIFSHQFGINLDVNKFFEQYMTQLHEFIPPSGRLLLGQYEAKIAGCACLRKIGEDIGEIKRMYVRPEFRKKGIGRALLETIINEASNIGYSKIRLDSAPFAKEAHTLYRVYGFQDIEPYLEKTEIPIEYRANWVFMELVLK; this comes from the coding sequence ATGCAGGTAGAAATTGACGAACATAAATCTCATATACACCAACTCTTTTGGGAATATTTTAACGAGACTAAGTTGATATTCAGCCATCAGTTTGGTATCAATTTAGATGTGAATAAATTCTTTGAGCAATATATGACTCAACTGCACGAATTTATACCCCCTTCAGGACGCTTGCTTTTGGGACAATACGAGGCAAAAATAGCAGGCTGCGCTTGCTTGCGAAAAATTGGTGAAGATATTGGCGAAATTAAAAGGATGTATGTAAGACCAGAATTTCGCAAAAAAGGAATCGGTAGAGCATTATTAGAAACTATCATCAATGAAGCTTCTAATATTGGTTACTCAAAGATTCGTTTAGACAGCGCCCCTTTTGCAAAGGAAGCACATACACTTTATCGTGTATATGGCTTTCAGGATATAGAGCCGTATTTAGAAAAGACAGAGATTCCTATAGAATATCGAGCCAACTGGGTTTTTATGGAATTAGTTTTAAAATGA
- a CDS encoding GNAT family N-acetyltransferase — MINIRCETLSDYTVIAEVNTLAFGQENEAKFVEKIRCSDRYIPELSLVAEIDNVVVGHILFSYIDLVSEETLQVLGLAPLAVHPKFQRQGIGSALIKAGLEIAEAKKEAIVIVLGHPHFYTRFGFQPSVVYEIESPFPVPEDVFMVKPLQSYQKRYKGKVFYPSTFDGV; from the coding sequence ATGATCAATATCCGTTGTGAAACTCTGTCAGACTACACAGTAATAGCTGAGGTGAATACATTAGCCTTTGGGCAAGAAAATGAGGCTAAATTTGTAGAGAAAATTCGCTGTTCTGACCGCTATATTCCAGAACTTTCTCTGGTTGCAGAGATTGATAATGTTGTAGTCGGTCATATTTTATTCAGCTACATTGACCTGGTGAGTGAAGAAACACTACAGGTACTCGGTTTAGCACCTTTGGCAGTTCATCCAAAGTTTCAACGACAAGGTATTGGTAGCGCACTAATAAAAGCAGGGTTAGAAATAGCAGAGGCAAAGAAAGAAGCCATAGTGATTGTCCTTGGTCATCCCCATTTCTATACTCGCTTTGGTTTTCAGCCTTCTGTTGTTTATGAAATCGAGTCTCCTTTTCCAGTACCAGAGGATGTCTTCATGGTTAAACCACTGCAAAGTTATCAAAAAAGGTATAAAGGAAAAGTTTTTTATCCATCTACTTTTGATGGAGTGTAA
- a CDS encoding AtzE family amidohydrolase: protein MNDAVSIAAAVREGKVSAVEVTKAAIARIAAQDNQLNCFTAVIAETALTDAARIDREIAQGNHPGILAGVPFAVKNLFDIAGRTTLAGSKINAENPAASQDATALAKLKQAGAVLVGALNMDEYAYGFVTENSHYGATHNPHDLQRVAGGSSGGSAAAVAAGLVPLTLGSDTNGSIRVPAALCGVFGLKPTYGRLSRAGVALFSSSFDHIGPFARSVQDIATVFDVLQGEDDRDPVCTKRPPELVLPQLKQDISDIRIAIAADYFTKGAEPEALAAVQKIADSLDVTEYVTIPEAHRARAAAFVITASEGANLHLDKLRCRPQDFDSATRDRFLAGALIPSSWYLQAQRFRKWYRDRVREVFQNVDIILAPTTPISTPLIGQQTMILDGEEILVRPHLGLFTQPLSFIGLPVLSVPIQHQNTLPLGVQLIAAPYNEALILRVAAALEVKGVVSAPIV, encoded by the coding sequence ATGAATGATGCTGTATCGATAGCTGCTGCTGTACGTGAAGGCAAAGTTAGCGCGGTGGAAGTTACCAAGGCTGCGATCGCACGAATAGCAGCGCAAGATAATCAACTTAACTGTTTTACGGCTGTGATTGCTGAAACGGCTTTAACAGATGCAGCCCGCATTGACAGGGAAATCGCCCAAGGTAATCATCCTGGAATACTTGCTGGTGTACCTTTTGCGGTGAAAAATCTCTTTGATATCGCAGGGCGAACGACTCTGGCGGGGTCGAAAATCAATGCAGAGAACCCAGCAGCAAGCCAAGATGCAACCGCATTAGCAAAGCTGAAACAAGCGGGTGCTGTGCTGGTTGGCGCTTTAAATATGGATGAGTACGCTTATGGGTTTGTTACAGAAAACTCCCATTACGGTGCTACTCACAACCCCCATGATTTACAGCGAGTTGCTGGTGGTTCATCGGGTGGTTCGGCGGCTGCTGTTGCTGCTGGGTTAGTACCGTTAACATTGGGTTCTGATACCAATGGTTCAATTCGCGTTCCGGCGGCGTTGTGTGGCGTTTTTGGTTTAAAGCCGACTTACGGAAGGTTATCTCGTGCTGGCGTAGCTTTATTTTCTAGCAGTTTTGACCATATTGGCCCTTTTGCGCGTTCGGTGCAGGATATCGCCACGGTGTTTGATGTGCTTCAAGGAGAAGACGATCGCGATCCAGTTTGCACAAAGCGTCCGCCTGAATTGGTTTTACCACAACTTAAACAAGATATTTCTGATATCAGAATTGCCATTGCAGCTGATTATTTCACCAAAGGCGCAGAACCGGAAGCTTTAGCAGCAGTGCAAAAGATAGCTGATTCTTTGGATGTCACTGAATACGTAACCATACCAGAAGCACACCGCGCCCGTGCAGCAGCTTTTGTGATTACAGCTAGTGAGGGCGCAAATCTGCATTTGGATAAATTGCGATGTCGTCCTCAAGATTTTGATTCAGCAACACGCGATCGCTTTTTAGCTGGGGCGTTAATTCCTAGTAGCTGGTATCTGCAAGCACAACGCTTTAGAAAATGGTACCGCGATCGCGTTCGGGAAGTCTTTCAAAATGTAGATATAATTCTTGCCCCAACTACACCAATTTCCACACCGCTAATTGGTCAACAAACCATGATTTTGGATGGGGAAGAAATTCTTGTCCGTCCTCATTTAGGATTATTTACTCAACCATTATCTTTTATTGGTTTACCAGTTTTATCAGTACCAATTCAGCACCAAAATACTTTACCTTTAGGTGTGCAATTGATAGCAGCACCATATAACGAAGCTTTAATTTTACGGGTTGCGGCTGCATTAGAGGTAAAGGGTGTAGTTTCAGCACCAATAGTTTAA
- a CDS encoding DUF4089 domain-containing protein, which yields MERFNVDEYVDLMALLLDLQLRDEYRDGVVANFERISAIANLVNSFPLPEDIEVAPVFEP from the coding sequence ATGGAAAGATTTAATGTAGATGAATATGTTGATCTTATGGCGTTGTTGTTGGATTTGCAGCTAAGGGATGAGTATCGTGATGGTGTGGTGGCAAATTTTGAGAGAATTAGTGCGATCGCTAATCTAGTAAATTCTTTTCCGCTACCAGAGGATATTGAAGTTGCACCAGTTTTTGAACCATGA
- a CDS encoding DUF952 domain-containing protein produces MNTILHITKSKQWEQAKILGTYRGDTLDSEGFIHCSTAAQVIWVANRFFVNQKGLVILCIDSEQVKAEIRYEAAEVGNLFPHIYGELNIDAVFQVVDFEAGENGFFVLPKEVISLE; encoded by the coding sequence ATGAACACTATTTTACATATCACCAAAAGCAAACAATGGGAACAAGCAAAAATTCTTGGAACCTATCGGGGTGATACGTTAGACTCGGAAGGATTTATCCACTGTTCGACAGCAGCACAAGTTATCTGGGTGGCGAATCGCTTTTTTGTTAATCAAAAGGGTTTGGTAATTCTTTGCATTGATTCTGAACAAGTTAAAGCTGAAATTCGTTATGAAGCTGCGGAGGTAGGTAATTTATTTCCTCATATTTATGGTGAGTTGAATATTGATGCTGTGTTTCAGGTTGTTGATTTTGAGGCGGGGGAGAATGGATTTTTTGTGTTGCCGAAAGAGGTTATAAGTTTAGAATAA
- a CDS encoding glutaredoxin family protein codes for MRLILYSKPGCHLCEGLQEKLEQIQNLSFELEVRDITTREDWFSAYQYEVPVLYLSNRQDAKGAEGEIIEAPLPRPSPRASVQQLEQMLRKYLAN; via the coding sequence ATGCGATTAATTTTATACAGTAAACCTGGCTGTCATTTATGTGAAGGCTTGCAAGAAAAGCTAGAACAAATCCAAAATCTTAGTTTCGAGTTGGAAGTTAGGGATATTACGACTCGTGAAGATTGGTTTAGTGCATATCAGTATGAGGTGCCGGTACTTTATTTATCGAACCGCCAAGACGCCAAGGGCGCGGAGGGAGAAATTATAGAAGCACCATTGCCTCGTCCTTCTCCTCGTGCTAGTGTGCAGCAGTTGGAGCAAATGTTGCGTAAGTATTTAGCCAATTAG
- a CDS encoding UDP-N-acetylmuramoyl-L-alanyl-D-glutamate--2,6-diaminopimelate ligase, with amino-acid sequence MKLRELLTAVDSVEQLPSHPMEDVEVRGLKTNSHACSAGDLFIGMPGTRVDGGEFWQSAIASGAVAAIVSPEAAQKNPPTNEAVVISASNITQACAQIASAFYGYPGRKLKLVGVTGTNGKTTTTHLIEFLLIKANLATALMGTLYTRWAGFEQTAAHTTPFAVELQQQLAEAVKAGSEFGVMEVSSHALAQGRVLGCEFEVAVFSNLTQDHLDYHTDMEDYFAAKALLFSPKYLKGRAIINADDSYGKRLIASLDSQRVWSYSVNDNSADLWMSDLSYQPNGVSGTLHTPKGDVAFRSPLVGQYNLENLLAAVGAVLHLGLDLQLVASVIPEFPGVPGRMERVQIDANQDISVIVDYAHTPDSLENLLKAARPFIPGKVICVFGCGGDRDRTKRPKMGKIAAELADVAVVTSDNPRTEDPERILQDILAGIADTIQPTVICDRATAIRTAILQAQPGDGVLLAGKGHEDYQILGTEKIHFDDREHARDALHQRLNIQA; translated from the coding sequence ATGAAATTGCGGGAATTACTAACGGCGGTGGACAGTGTTGAACAATTGCCTAGCCATCCGATGGAAGATGTGGAAGTTAGGGGTTTGAAGACGAATTCCCATGCTTGTAGTGCGGGAGATTTGTTTATTGGGATGCCAGGAACGCGGGTTGATGGTGGGGAATTTTGGCAAAGTGCGATCGCATCCGGGGCTGTAGCTGCGATCGTTTCTCCCGAAGCTGCACAAAAAAATCCTCCCACAAATGAGGCTGTGGTCATTAGTGCAAGTAACATAACTCAAGCTTGTGCCCAGATAGCTAGTGCTTTTTACGGTTATCCGGGGCGAAAACTCAAGCTGGTGGGTGTGACTGGTACAAATGGCAAAACTACAACTACTCATCTGATTGAATTTCTGCTCATTAAAGCTAATCTAGCTACAGCTTTAATGGGAACTCTCTACACTCGTTGGGCAGGTTTTGAGCAAACTGCTGCCCATACTACGCCCTTTGCGGTGGAACTGCAACAGCAGTTAGCAGAGGCTGTAAAGGCTGGTAGTGAATTCGGAGTGATGGAAGTAAGTTCTCACGCTTTAGCCCAAGGTAGAGTGTTGGGTTGTGAATTTGAGGTGGCGGTATTCAGTAATCTTACCCAAGACCATCTCGATTATCACACCGATATGGAAGATTACTTTGCCGCTAAAGCGTTGTTATTTAGCCCTAAGTATCTCAAGGGACGAGCAATAATTAATGCTGATGATTCTTACGGTAAGCGGTTAATTGCCTCGTTAGATTCTCAGCGCGTTTGGAGTTACAGTGTCAACGATAACAGCGCTGATTTATGGATGAGTGATTTAAGTTACCAGCCAAATGGTGTCAGTGGTACATTACATACACCAAAAGGTGATGTAGCTTTTCGATCGCCACTAGTCGGTCAATATAATTTAGAAAATCTTCTTGCAGCCGTAGGAGCAGTTTTACACTTAGGACTAGATTTGCAGTTAGTAGCGTCTGTGATACCTGAGTTTCCCGGAGTTCCCGGACGGATGGAAAGGGTACAAATTGATGCTAACCAAGATATAAGCGTGATTGTGGATTATGCCCACACACCGGATAGCTTGGAGAATTTACTGAAAGCGGCACGCCCGTTTATACCTGGTAAAGTGATTTGTGTGTTTGGTTGTGGAGGCGATCGCGATCGCACTAAGCGCCCAAAAATGGGTAAAATTGCGGCTGAGTTAGCTGATGTTGCAGTGGTGACATCGGACAACCCCCGGACTGAAGACCCAGAACGGATTTTGCAAGATATTTTAGCGGGAATTGCTGACACAATACAACCAACTGTAATTTGCGATCGGGCTACTGCAATTCGTACCGCAATTTTACAAGCACAACCCGGTGATGGAGTGTTACTTGCTGGTAAAGGTCACGAAGACTACCAAATTCTCGGCACCGAAAAAATCCATTTTGATGACCGAGAACACGCACGCGACGCTTTGCATCAAAGACTGAACATACAAGCCTAA
- a CDS encoding DICT sensory domain-containing protein, whose protein sequence is MNVSLAKDLSVYQLVMGVQAPPKPLSLSPATLLSLVRAQIDLLIEQQIAATLWLKLPPEKIWQSELARYQSSVGASSLIYTCQIDESEKREDEGAGEVGEENTPLSSSSPSSSLSPLFPHHVRVHLSPDSQMRRENFLMVLSPQFCSLILANRPLKKHKNKTSGKVNTNKNQPLLIINSLEGRIIQQVLDGIEQAITPESSPIPVDFTCPTAPQGALMNQLFAKQLLRQDEINRQIIAVRTTKLQQQNQELQNKEQLKDEYLKNVCQELRTPLTHMKTALSLLNSPNLKPPQRQRYLQMLNTQCDQQNSLITGLLELVQMERNLEGTALESVRLSDIVPGVVSTYQPLAQEKGIMLAYTVPTELPSIWCVTGGLRQIVINLLHNSIKFTPNGGEVWVRARIQGDYVQLEFRDTGIGIAESEIPRIFDRFYRVRTTANEDYGGAGLGLTIVQQLLVRSGGSISVKSKLYEGSTFTVQLPSVGDTPKAIAIENE, encoded by the coding sequence ATGAATGTTTCTCTGGCTAAGGATCTGTCTGTTTATCAACTAGTTATGGGAGTGCAAGCGCCTCCTAAACCATTGTCCCTCAGTCCTGCTACTCTGCTATCACTGGTGAGAGCGCAAATTGACTTACTAATTGAGCAGCAAATTGCAGCTACTTTATGGCTGAAGCTACCACCAGAAAAAATTTGGCAATCAGAACTAGCGCGTTATCAATCCTCGGTAGGTGCGTCTAGTCTCATTTATACTTGCCAAATTGACGAGAGTGAAAAAAGAGAAGATGAGGGAGCAGGGGAAGTAGGGGAAGAAAATACCCCCTTATCTTCCTCATCTCCCTCATCTTCTTTATCCCCCTTATTCCCTCATCATGTCCGCGTTCACCTATCACCAGATAGCCAAATGCGACGGGAAAACTTTCTGATGGTGTTATCGCCCCAGTTTTGCAGTTTAATTTTGGCTAATCGACCACTTAAAAAACACAAAAATAAGACATCGGGGAAGGTAAATACTAATAAAAACCAACCGTTACTAATTATAAATAGTCTTGAAGGGAGAATAATTCAACAAGTATTAGATGGTATCGAACAAGCAATTACCCCAGAATCATCTCCAATTCCTGTTGATTTTACTTGTCCAACTGCGCCCCAAGGCGCACTGATGAATCAACTGTTTGCAAAACAACTTTTGCGACAAGATGAAATTAATCGTCAAATCATCGCAGTACGCACCACCAAGTTGCAACAGCAAAATCAAGAACTACAAAATAAAGAGCAACTTAAAGATGAATACTTAAAAAATGTGTGTCAGGAATTGCGTACACCCTTGACGCACATGAAGACAGCACTTTCATTATTGAATTCCCCTAATCTTAAACCCCCCCAGCGACAACGTTATTTACAAATGTTAAATACCCAGTGCGATCAGCAAAATTCCCTGATTACTGGTTTGTTGGAACTGGTGCAGATGGAACGTAATTTAGAAGGAACAGCTTTAGAGTCGGTGCGACTCTCAGATATTGTACCGGGAGTAGTTAGTACTTACCAACCTCTAGCCCAAGAAAAAGGGATTATGCTAGCCTACACCGTACCCACTGAACTTCCATCTATTTGGTGTGTGACTGGTGGGCTGAGGCAGATTGTGATTAATCTGCTGCATAACAGCATTAAGTTTACTCCTAATGGGGGTGAAGTATGGGTGCGTGCCCGAATTCAAGGCGATTATGTCCAATTAGAATTCCGCGACACAGGTATTGGTATTGCCGAAAGCGAGATTCCTAGAATATTTGACCGATTTTATCGTGTGCGTACAACAGCAAATGAAGATTATGGTGGTGCTGGGTTGGGGTTAACAATTGTACAGCAATTGCTGGTGCGCTCTGGCGGTTCTATTTCTGTGAAAAGTAAATTATATGAAGGTTCCACATTTACAGTGCAACTGCCAAGCGTTGGCGATACCCCAAAAGCGATCGCAATAGAAAATGAGTGA